A stretch of DNA from Streptomyces xanthii:
AGGACCTTCTCACCCTGCTCGAACGCCCAGTTCAGCGCGCGCTCGGCGTTGGACGACGTACAGATCGTGCCGCCGTGCTTGCCGGTGAACGCCTTGATGTCCGCCGAGGAGTTCATGTAGGACACGGGCACGACCTGCTCGGCGATGCCGGCCTCGGTCAGCACGTCCCAGCACTCGGCGACCTGCTCGGCGGTGGCCATGTCGGCCATCGAGCAGCCCGCGGCGAGGTCGGGCAGGACGACCTTCTGGTCGTCGCCGGTGAGGATGTCCGCCGACTCGGCCATGAAGTGCACACCGCAGAAGACGATGTACTCGGCCTCGGGCCGCGCCGCGGCGTCCCGCGCCAGCTTGAAGGAGTCGCCGGTGACGTCGGCGAACTGGATGACCTCGTCGCGCTGGTAGTGGTGCCCGAGCACGAACACCTTGTCGCCGAGCTTCTCCTTGGCCGCGCGGGCCCGCTCCACCAGGTCCGGGTCGGAGGGCGAGGGAAGGTCGCCAGGACACTCCACACCGCGCTCGCTCTTGGGGTCGGCCTCGCGGCCGAGCAGCAGCAGAGCCAGGGGAGTGGGGGAAACGTCCAGGTCGACAGGGGCCTGGGGGGTCTGGGCCGTGGTCACGTCACGCACCCTTTCTCATCTACAGAACGACTTTTCGTCGAAATGACGCTATCTATCATACGTGGTTCACGTCAGTTTGACGACACTCATCGTGTCGATGTGACGCAATCCGCCTCGGCCGTCCCGTGCCCCGGCCGCGAGCCGTGTGCGAGCATGAAAGAAGAGCGACACCCGGAATGGATCCGGGCCTTTGCCGGTTGCAATGGTCGGCAAGCAGTCTCCGTACAACCCGGGAGAGATGTAGATGTCCGTATCGGACGAGACCACCACCGTCAGCGACGGCATCATCCTGAGCGACGCCGCCGCGGCCAAGGTCAAGGCTCTGCTCGACCAGGAAGGCCGCGACGACCTGGCGCTGCGCGTCGCCGTTCAGCCGGGTGGCTGCTCCGGTCTGCGCTACCAGCTGTTCTTCGACGAGCGCTCGCTCGACGGTGACGTCGTGAAGGACTTCGGTGGCGTCAAGGTCGTCACCGACCGCATGTCCGCCCCGTACCTGGGCGGCGCCTCCATCGACTTCGTCGACACCATCGAGAAGCAGGGCTTCACGATCGACAACCCGAACGCCACGGGCTCCTGCGCCTGCGGCGACTCGTTCAGCTGATCCGGCCGACACAACCGGCTGAAGCTGCGCGACACGCGCGATGGCCCGGCCCCCCTGCGACAGGGGGCCGGGCCATCGGCGTTCTCCGGCGTGCTCTGCGGGCGCGTCAGCCGCGCGGCGCCGGCTTCACCCCGCCCGGACCGTTCTGCTGCGCGACCCGCACCTCGTGCCCGTCCGACCCGACGACCTTCCGCCCGTCCAGCGGCCCGTCGAGCGTCACGTCCAGCGTGTAGAACTTCGCCATCATGATGCAGACGGTGCCCTTCTTCTGGGTCGCGGTCACCTTCACCGACACCCGGTCCTTCGACTCGTCGACCGTGGCCCGGTACGTCGCGCACACCCCGCCCGTGAAGTGCAGCGTCAGCTTCTTGCCGTCCTCCTCGTACCCCGACACCCGCACGTCACGGGTGTCCGTCCCGGACTCGCCCGGCGACGCGCTGGGCCGCG
This window harbors:
- the nadA gene encoding quinolinate synthase NadA, whose translation is MRDVTTAQTPQAPVDLDVSPTPLALLLLGREADPKSERGVECPGDLPSPSDPDLVERARAAKEKLGDKVFVLGHHYQRDEVIQFADVTGDSFKLARDAAARPEAEYIVFCGVHFMAESADILTGDDQKVVLPDLAAGCSMADMATAEQVAECWDVLTEAGIAEQVVPVSYMNSSADIKAFTGKHGGTICTSSNAERALNWAFEQGEKVLFLPDQHLGRNTAVRDLGMSLDDCVVYNPHKPNGGLTVEELRAAKMILWRGHCSVHGRFSLDSVNDVRERIPGVNVLVHPECKHEVVAAADYVGSTEYIIKALEAAPAGSKWAIGTELNLVRRLANRFAPEGKEIVFLDKTVCFCSTMNRIDLPHLVWTLESLADGQLVNRIEVDRETEQFAKLALERMLALP
- a CDS encoding iron-sulfur cluster assembly accessory protein, with the translated sequence MSVSDETTTVSDGIILSDAAAAKVKALLDQEGRDDLALRVAVQPGGCSGLRYQLFFDERSLDGDVVKDFGGVKVVTDRMSAPYLGGASIDFVDTIEKQGFTIDNPNATGSCACGDSFS